One region of Turicibacter bilis genomic DNA includes:
- a CDS encoding histidinol-phosphatase, with the protein MIKTNFHTHTKRCQHAGGEDIEYIQEAINAGFSTLGFSDHAPYPDDRFGLRMKYSELDEYIETMKKLKEQFKNQIQLRIGLEIEYDSRKSAYYEQLINEKGIDYLVLGQHIYVSDQKKYINTYFLENTIQYIEYAKSIEQALATGYFAFVAHPDLMFLNNMEWDDNCEQASNIIIEAANRYQTPLEFNANGLRRGIQEYSDGKRYPYPHMKFWKLVADKQIPVLINSDAYHPSNINDEYVSNASQMAINLNLNIISDYQ; encoded by the coding sequence ATGATTAAAACCAACTTTCACACACATACAAAACGTTGCCAACATGCAGGTGGCGAAGATATTGAATATATCCAAGAAGCTATTAATGCAGGATTTAGTACATTAGGATTTTCAGATCATGCGCCATATCCAGATGATCGCTTTGGATTAAGAATGAAATATTCTGAATTAGATGAATACATCGAAACAATGAAAAAATTAAAAGAACAATTTAAAAATCAAATTCAACTACGTATTGGACTAGAAATTGAATACGATTCTCGAAAATCAGCATACTATGAACAGTTAATTAATGAAAAGGGAATTGACTATCTTGTATTAGGACAACACATTTATGTATCTGACCAAAAAAAATATATTAATACATACTTCCTTGAAAATACAATCCAGTATATCGAATATGCTAAATCAATTGAACAGGCACTAGCTACTGGCTATTTCGCTTTTGTCGCACACCCAGATTTAATGTTTCTTAATAATATGGAATGGGATGATAATTGTGAACAAGCTAGTAACATCATTATTGAGGCAGCGAACAGATACCAGACGCCCCTCGAATTTAATGCCAACGGTTTACGCCGAGGAATTCAAGAATACAGTGATGGAAAAAGATACCCTTATCCACATATGAAATTTTGGAAGCTAGTTGCTGATAAACAAATACCTGTATTGATTAACTCAGATGCCTATCATCCATCAAATATTAATGATGAATATGTTTCTAATGCAAGCCAAATGGCAATCAACTTAAACTTAAACATAATTAGTGATTATCAATAA
- a CDS encoding M23 family metallopeptidase, translating into MKRRFLIMSLSLVMIVLPSIIANADDSNHEARMKMYKDYELASGVPWYEIAAVDQYERNIYKFREECKDLKYDTISICMINERWSGPENPYYYDNDSYTINLFGGIAKDGDGDGVADINNEHDVMYTMVEYLRSFDDFEGAIEAYYQKEQAVMVIKEIASLFEHFDTIVLDKRSLPVSKRYSYSFQDNYGAARSWGGARSHEGIDIFACYSTPVLSTAYGVVEIMGWNDYGGYRIGIRDIYNTYQYYAHLQGFEGDLKEGDIVEPGQVIGYVGSTGYGKEGTSGKFPPHLHFGLYKYDGRCEWAFNPYPHLRRWEKEKQ; encoded by the coding sequence ATGAAACGTAGATTTCTAATAATGAGTTTATCACTTGTCATGATAGTATTACCTAGTATCATTGCTAATGCGGATGATAGTAATCATGAAGCTAGAATGAAAATGTATAAAGACTATGAATTAGCCTCGGGAGTTCCCTGGTATGAAATTGCTGCAGTTGATCAGTATGAAAGAAATATTTATAAATTTAGAGAAGAATGCAAGGATTTAAAGTACGATACTATTTCCATCTGTATGATTAATGAACGCTGGTCAGGACCTGAGAATCCATATTATTATGATAATGACAGCTATACAATTAACCTTTTTGGTGGAATTGCTAAAGATGGTGATGGAGATGGTGTAGCAGATATTAATAATGAACATGATGTTATGTATACGATGGTCGAATACTTAAGATCATTCGATGACTTTGAAGGTGCAATAGAAGCCTACTATCAAAAAGAACAAGCAGTTATGGTCATCAAAGAAATTGCTAGTTTATTTGAACATTTTGATACGATAGTGTTAGATAAGCGATCATTACCAGTTTCAAAGCGTTATAGTTATAGTTTTCAAGATAACTACGGAGCTGCTCGAAGCTGGGGTGGAGCAAGATCCCATGAAGGAATAGATATCTTTGCATGTTATTCAACTCCTGTTTTATCGACTGCATATGGCGTAGTAGAAATAATGGGATGGAATGATTATGGCGGATACCGAATTGGGATTAGAGATATTTATAATACTTATCAATACTATGCCCACCTACAAGGTTTCGAAGGAGATTTAAAAGAAGGAGATATTGTAGAACCTGGACAAGTCATCGGATATGTAGGAAGTACAGGTTATGGTAAGGAGGGGACAAGCGGAAAGTTCCCACCACATTTACATTTTGGTCTATATAAATATGACGGACGTTGCGAATGGGCCTTTAATCCTTACCCACATCTAAGACGTTGGGAAAAAGAAAAACAATAA